The genomic window attataatactatttatatatatataaaacctcGTCGTCCTCGATGTCCTGCAGGATTTCAGACCAAATCGTCCGTCTTCCTGAGCTGGGCCTGTATGGCGGCGAACGTCTTGCCCTTGGTCTCGGGCAGCCACAGGCAGCAGCTGATTATGGACGTGAGGCTGAACACGGACGATATCAGATAGTTGCGGTACATGCCGCCGTCGTCGGCCAGCACCGGGTAGATCTTGAGGGCCAGGAACGACGCGACGGTCAGCGTGATGGTGTTGACGGCGTTGGCTATGGACCTGGTGTTGGACGGGAACAGCTCGCAGTTGATGGTGGACAGCAGCGAGCCGAGGCCGAGCGTGTGGGCCACGGACAGCCCGCCGACGGCCAACACGCACAGCCAACCGTACTCGGTGACGTCGTACCCGGTGCACCGGTCCACGTAAAAGTACGCGAATATGGCCGTGTCGAACGCGAAGCAGGACGCGCAGGACACGATCATTAGCGGCCGGCGGCCCACCCGGTCGGCGAGCACGGTGGACGGCAGCGCGGAGAACAGCACCGAGCACGCGAACACCAGCGACAGCTTGTTGGCGTCCACGGCCACGTGCATCTCGGCGAACGTGATGGACGCGTACGATATGAGCGCGGTGACGCCGGCCATCACCCGGAACACGGACAGGCCCTGCACGATGATCAGCGCCTTGAGGCTCACCCAGTCGGTGAACAGTTCGGTGAACGACGCGTTCCGCATCTCCTTGCATATGCACTCCACCACCGAGTCCATCTCGTCGTCCACCGTGCTTCCGGTGTCGTCGCCCCGGAGCCACACCAGCGCCCGTTTGGCGTCGGCCAGCCGGTTTTTCATCACGTAAAAGTGCGGCGACTCGGGAATGGTGGCGAACAGGGCGCAGAACACCACCGGGCCGGCCATCGCGGCGTACGTCAGGTGCCTGTAATCCAGGAACATGCCGGCCGCGTACACGTACAGTATGCCCACGTACATCATTATCTGGAACATGGTGCCCAGGGCGCCCCGGATTTTGGGCCCGGCGATCTCGCCCGCGTACACCGGCAGCACCGTGTACGCGCCGGCCGCCAGCAGGCCCTGCGCGAACCGCACGGCCAACAGCCCCTGAAACGTGTCCACGTACAGCAGGGCCACCCAGGTGGCCAGCGCCATCGGCCCGATGATCTGCAGGCTGGGCTTGCGGCCCCACCGGTCGGCCAGCACGCCGAACGGCAACGATCCCAAGATCAGACCCCAATCGATGACCGACACGAACCACGACGTTTCGTCCACCGACATCGGTATCGGGCTGTCCGGTCCTAGGAGTTCCTCCATGATCGGAGACGTCCAGCCGAGTATTATGCCCACGTTCATTATGGACAGCGATCCTGCGAACGATTTGGACGAGTATATTAGATACTGCACGTGTAAGGTATGGGTGcgttaagtacataatattattatctataatagtcGAGTGTTTGGGTTCAATTACGTTTATTctacgtatataatacgtcCAGTGTCCTTTACTTTATAGcgaacgatttttatttaattattaccatagtgtttttaaatattttatcgtattaaCTTAACGTGTTATTGCAGATTTTATGATGCATGTATCATAATAAGTActgtacttataaattacaatacttaGAATTCGAGTAGGTAATtgaactgtaaaataataagtgacaataaatatttgtttgaattacGTATATGACATAAAGTTTGCGTGCAAttgttacataatttacagacgaattaaaataacatttttatcgttataatgttctatgatttttattattttttagacgaTAACacacgtttttaaatttatattctgaaatagaatatttttggagtattttgatatattaaaatcgaaattcgaatgaatagtttttgaattgtaacttataagtatttaagtaaagTTATAAGTTTAGTGGAGTGGAGTGGTACGATGATACCCTGTAAAATGTTGGTTTACTTCTCCGCttgtctaaactttaaatatttataattcgaaaactaattaaaaatgcatgttattcaaaaaagtaaaaacttaaaaaattactgcgataaaaaatattaaaaaattgtttaatatcaaatactatatcaacaataatttgaataattttattgttttattattttttattaagtatttaattttaaaactagaaaaaaatttaatgaagatTAGATTTGGgggaatttattattattgttttgggaAGATCTATGTCCCCTAATTTGCACTAATGCGCATTTAGGTTTTTTGAGTTTCATGTagccatttataaattaatttttattctagtCTTATAGAAATGGTATATTCATAGCAGTATGGATTTTTCTATTTCTCATTCTAGAACTTTATAATTATccattagaattttttttgggggttttggatttttaaatgtttgtagaAGAGTATGACACCCACACTGGACGGGAGTAGGAGATCAACAACTGATTTATTgtgatacctatatatagtaaGACTGTAAGATTTTATTTGACATGTTGATTTGTAGTTTGATGATATAGGGATAATGACTTGTAGGTTTAAATTAGCTTTGCAAAAGCTTttgttaatatgaattttccgggtaagttttttgtttagatctaaatacttaggtacctacttatgcagtgaataattagaataataattcatctCTTAATACttgtttatgattattgattaatagttatctaaatagtttatgtatataataagtgctttttaaatatttgcttttaataataaagataatgaaaacattataaagttgctattataaaaaataaaatgactagatttaatttaaatataactaaaaaaattgtatttattgtggtgtaataggtatataggtacattttatcaCGATAAGTcttgtatatttcatattttaagcaCAGAATACTTCTCtaagtaaaagtaataattaattgattgtttataaaatattaggtaactGTAACTTgccatttacatattttattgaatcttatgtttttgttaaatactatactatgtactttatatttatttgtaaacatctgataaccataaaaattgccaatattatttacttagttGATAGGTACTAgactttaaactttttaaaaagcaTATGTCATCATTTGCTTATCTTaaggttattaaaataaattacaatagatACACCTactcttaataaatttataaatttgttatattttatctttttgtcTAGGATTTCTTAAGATTAACAATGAGCTATAAATACGAGTAAGAATGCGTTTACTTTTGAAGTATTAGCATTTCTCATTCACTATACCTACAtctaatacctaaataatatatataattcgatGTTgcgtaaaaatacataatgtattataatatatagataaacttatagtaaattgataaaaaagtaaaagagACAGGTCGTTCAGCCGTGTTCGGTTATTGCagttgtatagaaaataaaatatataagttaaaccTGTATACtacgtaattattaattaataatatctagttaattttgtaagagattcattttaaaccgatttatcaataaatccGCCAGTCGTGAGTAAAATTACATAGATAAATAtgcattgtttattttaaatactgattTACTTTTAAAGTGACGctttatgatataggtactcataagttataactacctatattatgtattcactTAAAAAAACCCATGTTATTACTGAATTATCAACTATTAAGAATTAAGTAGTTTAACTATGTTTGATTTAataggttaaaaatatatatctttccTAGAGCtcgaattaacaaaataataatagattttaaagtagttttgaagtaggtatctaacaaaataaagggttcttattagaaaataagaatttgtttattttgttaggttatcttttataattttaaatttaaaaagaaatcagTTTAATCAGTTTATaggaatgtaatattttttgactaggtatttattattttcttgattaaattttttaactaacaataactatacttaattaattggctgatattataacatattaatttgaaataacttttatattgtacttagGAGAGTTCCTAAATTCAAAAcagtttctttttaaatttattatcagtcatttatagtataataaattatatatttgacttATTCGAGCCTATCGCGCCTAtcggataataaataatataatcagattattattttaattcaatcaatttttaataaaagataaaacaaaaataaaatattggataCAGGTACTAATGTTTATCAAGTATCGCCATTTCattttatgcaataaaaaattggttgTGCTAcgcctaaatatttttaaaaacccgAGAGCTTAGTCGTCTGGTGACCCCTACCCATTCGttagtttattgtttacaattcaaaacgtaataaattaataaacgtagaggtgtaaaatgttcaattatttatttaagcgttaagtacataatttgaaaaaattatctgttttttttttttattatatttataaatctctttaattaataaatgttccaTAAGTTCTTTCCATGAgtgatttcaatttataacattttttgggtgtaatattattaaaacttgataaaaatagttagtcctattataatatacatatatatatatatatataatatatatatatatatatatatatatatgtataaaagtttttaaacataattagtatattttttagaataacaaTTTGTCATAAATCATAGAATTTcgcaaaatctaaaattattaaacataaaaatttatatgcaaacatataggtaccacttaaattaatctaaaattcaaatacaaatgCTTCAATATactattgcattttttataaattttcttcTTATGCCGTGGaggtttaaaaattgaaaacacatttttaaaaatcattcaattaaaattgtattgtctaTGTAATAAGACGTATAGCCTAAGTAATTCTGACGAAcagatagtataattatttgcaatgcaatttgattttttcttaCCTGCAGTTGCAGCCAAAAATTGCCTCAAGATTCCTTTGTTTATCATTTTGTTAGATTAAAAccgataacaaataaaaaataacttttgaacAATGGCAAATGTTTGTTGATAAATATCTAACTTTCCAAGACCGTGgaacaaaattattacgaCTGTTATGGTGCTTTGCTAGTaacgttttttaattatttattatattttattttaaacattattgctACACGCATATGTGATTATACTAATGTTGGTCAGATCGACGGCTTGGACGAAAGTCGAATACCGAGTGGCAACCGTAGGTCAGGCTCAAACACTTATCGAGACAGACTCTTATCAGTTATCTTTTAACTTGCGAAAACCAACGAGTACTGACGACTATacaacatgaaaaataaatctgaacgatataaaataatcccTTTATTAACGAGTGTCACGTGTTCTACACTATATgacaaataaatctaatatagtaCTGAAAGTGTTCAATGTTAGATATATTTTgtgcatacatattttatacattatatgtgtataataaatatttaaaatttaatattgtttccgTTGGGTTTggttaatattaatctttCATTAAAGATTTCATCTGATTTATAAAACAGTTATATTgtagtacaatataaaacttttagaggttttaattcaataatttaatgcaaatttatttgaatattataacaatcaaaacttattttccaataagtaaactttatattataattcatataaattcaactatttaactatttaagcatactttaataattcacAATCTAAGCAATGGTTAGGTTTATCCAACCATACGTCTATTCTATGCTCAAAATTGTAATAGGTACcgatattagtatattttactatttagtattaatattaattaatatttaatagtcgtAGAATTGTCATCTAGTGTcaataatatagtcaataacaataataaaaataacctcTCATTACTAAACAAttgttatattgatttttatataattatttaatttttcttatccATGTAGTATTTGCATTATGATTACCTGTAAGTTatcattcttattttaaaatcataataatatgaaaaagtaACACCTGTATACATGtaagaagtataaaaatagaaaacattatttgtttagaaatatttaacaattttatatgtcTGGGTATAATTTTCATTCTTTTAGTATTTCCTAAGAATACATGATTATAAATGAGAAGTCGTATACATAGAtgataaaatgcattaaatttaatagaaagaGATAACGTTCCTTTTTTATTACTCTAGGTTCCTCTGATTGTAAATCGAAATGATcaggaatatataataagaatacaaaacatattatatgtaattactaaattacgattctcatttgtttttcattcCCAGCTAATTCATGGTATggttaaatctataataatatgatatggaTACGTATTAGGATAAATGTGTATCTATCtaattacctatgtaattatataatatatttataataagtcaatGACATATAACGATTATCtacgtacaatgtacatagaaGATTTTTTCAATCTACCAAACATTATTATGGCTGATGatagaaaaatgaattattttggaTTTCTTCAGTCTGGTCTCCTATAACTGACAAAATCGACTCTTTACAACTTCAGCTACAAGTATGACCCTTAGTTTTTCGCTGTATCTTCTCACATTAATTACTCTCGTTCGCTGTTCTGTATCccaatttttacgaaaaaatcGCAAATTAACATGGTTTGACATAATTTCACTAACTattacgtaatatattttaattttttattttaacgtcaTTGTTTTTAGGGCTTGTCCAGTTGTTCAGTTATCAGGAATAAGTTAGTTTTTATCTTGTATAGTTTTGtatgattattgtattaaattcgtTCATAGACTTCAATCCGTCAACAAAAAACGCCAGTTCagactttatttttaagaaataactaaaaatataaaataatttaatcgttATTGTTTTGGAGCGGGCCGTAGGGACAGTCGTTCGGCTCTCGGGTCACCGACCACTGGCTCAGATGATGCGTGTGGCCGTCAACGCCGACGGGCTGCCACTCGAGTCCGCCGTGAACTGCCGACCTCGTCGACCACGTCGTGTTTTGCGTTCGACGTGGTCATTTTTCGCGTACTTTTACGTGGGGACTTGTGCACCACGTACGACTGAATAAGTCACTAAGTGCGCGTGTCAAACTGTCCTCCGCTGTCCACCGTCAACTGCACTGAGCTGTTCTCGTCCAACGCAGTCGACTCCGCCGTGACCGTCCCGTCGTTCCCGACCTTTGAGCTGTACGCCGTAACTATATCTGATGTCGTCGGCGTTGCCTTCTTTTTGGAACTATATATAGTTCCACCTCGGCAGGAACTCGGGCCGAGGATGATGATGATGGCTGACGAGGATGCTGACAAGTGGCATACACGCCAAAGTCGGTTCATTTACACGCATAATATAAGACATATTCGAGCACttgcattacatttttattgacttGTGTCGAGTGTGCGCATAAGACGTTTCACCactacgttattataataagttatatacataatagttttataattgtgaCTATAAAATGACAATAGCATATGGTCCTTATGTAGTTACTGTCCTTAAGTAGATGTCTCGCTCGTTTTAAAGTGTATTGGCCGtcgaagtaaaaaaaaaaaaaaaaaaaaaaatatagccaGGTTAACTACAGTCTATAGAAAACTATAGAAAATCACTGCTAAGCTGTCACATgtgatatatttgatatttattttgttcaatcgCCGAATCGcttatttattgcatattgGTTATAATCGTATGAActatatagacataatataatcgtgtGTAAGACACTCgtagataaatgtattgtctTCAAAGCacatcatttttcaaattatttactcACTGGATGTTTGCTGAACTATTTATCcattttttcgttattaattatgttctgatttctcaaaaaaaattagtaaacattttgattttgggGAGTTAGGCAGACGAACTTTACAATGTCCTTACTTTCATACCgcataaagaaatattaaatgatatttatatcatgtcatttgatatttattatttattagactgTATATTGTTCAAAGTTCAAATCTAAACTCGATTTTCAGTTTAATTCATTCGATATTATGTTAACCAcatgtacttatttaaacaatgttcACTGAACATAATGTCTAAGTTTAACGTACATGTatcctatatatacataaatatattatgtttaaatgtgtatttatatttcatgtttttgaaCTACGTATAGGTTAGGTATTCATGTTTGTATTGCGTGTTGCCAATATCATCGTAGAAAAATtaggtgtataaaaaatgttttttatcttttaataataaatgccaAAAAACAGTTAGCGAGCGTGATAGTATTTTATTcggtttaatttatatcaaagtGGTGAATGACCCAGTGCTtcaatacatagtatatatactatcTATCGAGTTGAGTGTAAATCAAATGTACCTGTTGGCTTGTCCTAAAGTAGTATTAGTAgacagtattaattatatctatacgcaataagtacataatatgttagtacATGATGATTtacgtatgtattatactaaataaaaaccttgcaaaaaaatatttgaattgttatgatttatttgtgTTGTACTCGTATTATACGCTAATATATGGCACATTATTTaaagtgttatattttattttcaatcaaacAAAAGCTGCTTCAACTAGATAAAGTAATGATAACGATAAGTACGTTatatgtattacctatttgcctataataatcattacgtGTCGATTAGATGTGTTAACTTCGAAGTCCTCCCCCGTGGCAATCCGATTGGGGCCTTCACCTTGGGTCGCACTACGTTGTTCGGGAGCCGTGCTTTTTGAAATATGCTTAATATGCAATACACACACATTAATTTTCaactaagtttttttttttttaatattattcagacatacttttaacttattgtaattattcgatatttacaaaataattcttcAACACAATACAttctttactatattatacaaactatgataaaattatttgtattaaataaatatttcaaaatatatttattgtttattggtaTCATACATATTCtatgtaaaacatttcaatagccggaaagtattaaaaatatcgaaaatatatcaataataaatgcaacaataaccaaaaataaataaagacatatatataatgcataataaagaTTCGACATTactgtgaatattttaatagttattaaaatgtataccattGAAATTAGACATTTATGATGAGTCGGGGTGGATGTAGTTTTGGACTCTGACatcagtaaaattaaaataagaaaaataaataaatattagaaagcATCGTAATCATATTGCGATACCTAGAATTTTCGTatcatttaacaaatattaaaataaaacggaCTATGCACGTCTTAATTAATTAGTGCGCGATGACAGTATGAGttttttaaaccaaacaaaacatatttaattaataataggtatcaaGGGCGTATTGTTCTATTTATTACTGCGAGCATGCGTAGACAATAGAATTCCACTACTGCGAAGTGCGAGTGATAGATGTATGAATTCTCTTGTCAGACTGTCAGAGTCTAAACTTCTTCATAAATTAGTCTGTAAAGTTAATTGGACTTAGAGTCCACAACTCGAGACAACTTCAGTTCATCTGAAACGTGTATTTCAGTCCGCTATTTGTGTTCATAATTTAAGTCCGatacgtattaaatatatttaggagTATAGGACATGTATATACACTGTGCATAGGTATActgtttttttacaaatatattacattataatgtaaaacaatataatttatataatagtaccgTAAGTCACAACTATCGTAGATGCCCGAAGAGCCTCGATTTTGTACATACCAGctatagacatttaaaaattacataaataatacacaagatTATAAGaatgtttaattatgatattttataatgattttatacttagaaaataaataatttctacgagtttatcataaaatatatattctggGTATACGACGTGGGTACGagctatttagtatttagattttagtcgGTAGTCAAAAACTAAAGATTAatctaaatgaaaattatccAATCCCTATGGCCCCTAATCATGGAAAATTCCTCAATACTACACTGATCGGAttgaattgttaattaaaaaataatgtttctcACTTAAtcgaaatacaaaatatacgtttatagcaataatacacaccacacacgcacacgcacacacgctTACACTCACAACATTCAAAACGATTTTTGTGTCAATAtccaacatttaattttttaagacgaaatcataaattataaaaatcataatgtgtattgtatatatatatacattatacacggtACCTGCtgcatgatatatatatatgttagttgccaaatataaataacaatgtttcGTATTGTATAACAGGAACGCAGATATTGTTTGGGCCCCGCCATGCTGGACCGGACGATGAGCGCCAACAAGCTGTGCGGTAACGTAGCTCAGACGCATTTTACGATTCAGACGGCGGTCGCTTACCTGGCGTCTCTGTTGTTCAGACGAAAGCAATCGCTGATCGTTTACGGGGCCGCCGAAAGGTTTgaaaaagcataatattttacattgtaccGAGCACAGTTTACGTACAGTGTATACGACAATAAAGGTCACACGAAACAAATTCTATAGCGATAATATGATGATCATGAATTCgactcgaatttttttttttactgtattattatttattaaggatTTATTACCACActcgtttttgaaaaattcaaattgatGTACTTTTTCTACGGATGCgctacaaaacaatttttttttttaattgcaacCTAAAGATTTGAAtcgtttttttcttctttttttttttttataaattttttatttttgcgtttCCTATAAAAATTGACTGATCGAAAGTGATTTAAAGtttcaacaatatataaaatcgcGTGAAATTATTCTGTAAATATATGCTGTTACAATGACTATATGCACCTAAATTATAtcgaaattttataattcactctcgcaatcaatttttatgaaaatacctattttataagagggtagtttaaaaacaataatatcgttCAAATTCAATTTGGAAAAAACACTGTTTTACTAGATTTTCCAAacaaataagattaaaaatttgaagttttcataaacttaaatgtattaataagtcTACTTTTATGTCGTTGGACAAtccaaatgaaatttaaagtcACGAGTTCCAAATATTTCGTGttaagtacttattattattgttgaacaCACTGTACGGTAGGTAAACTACGATGTATAAGCAGTAAGCAAAGATTTACTtaaggtatatacctatattgattTGCTATTAATTTTCTCCTAATATGCTATCGAAATATTGTATCAATCGattgttatatatacctatcacaaaatttatatcattattattataaactaataacttgTGTTCATTTTATATTCGTTCAAGGAAAAACGACTataacaactattttattagcttGGGCGTGCAGAACTGTAAATTACTCACCGAAGATTTTCTCCAGTCAAGTTCTAATAATCAGCTGTCACTGGATATCGTGTCCGTTCTAGCTACACCGCCAAATACCAATACTGGGGTAAGATTGTCGCAATATATTACCACTTaggtgtattattaatcagtAACGTACCACTATAATGACTTAATGACTAAAAATAGAACGATCcaaattgtacaattaaatactctatactttttagttaaatacatttattttaaattaatcaccCAAGCCTCCCCCTCAATATCCATCTATGGTGCTGAGTGCTGAGACAAAAGCTTATTGATACAAAGTGTAAAACGGTACTGACAGTACTGTAattcctatattttattttgagtattCAATGCAGTGTTTTCCCGTATAGAAAATCATTTGGTAAAGAAGtagattattcattaaataactgagccaaacaatttttttctcgaaATCTAAATTGTtgctttatttaatgataataaatatatcaatgttatagaaaacataaatttatta from Aphis gossypii isolate Hap1 chromosome 1, ASM2018417v2, whole genome shotgun sequence includes these protein-coding regions:
- the LOC114130232 gene encoding facilitated trehalose transporter Tret1-like — protein: MINKGILRQFLAATAGSLSIMNVGIILGWTSPIMEELLGPDSPIPMSVDETSWFVSVIDWGLILGSLPFGVLADRWGRKPSLQIIGPMALATWVALLYVDTFQGLLAVRFAQGLLAAGAYTVLPVYAGEIAGPKIRGALGTMFQIMMYVGILYVYAAGMFLDYRHLTYAAMAGPVVFCALFATIPESPHFYVMKNRLADAKRALVWLRGDDTGSTVDDEMDSVVECICKEMRNASFTELFTDWVSLKALIIVQGLSVFRVMAGVTALISYASITFAEMHVAVDANKLSLVFACSVLFSALPSTVLADRVGRRPLMIVSCASCFAFDTAIFAYFYVDRCTGYDVTEYGWLCVLAVGGLSVAHTLGLGSLLSTINCELFPSNTRSIANAVNTITLTVASFLALKIYPVLADDGGMYRNYLISSVFSLTSIISCCLWLPETKGKTFAAIQAQLRKTDDLV